GCGGCAGCCTCCGGGGCTCTTACGGCTCGGCTGTTGAGTGAATATTTCCAGGATTGTCCTGTCGTGCACTGTTACTTTCATCTTGTGCACACGCACGAACGGATCATCGACGAGGCAGGGATCGAAGTCTCGGATCTGGAAGCCGCCCATTATCAGGCCATGAAAGCCATTCAGGAATTACGCCAGGAGGGCGAGGCCGACGAGGTCGACTGGCGCGGCTGGAACCTCGAGGTCGTCGACGAGGCTGGGAAGGTCCTGCTGTCGATTCCGCTCAATGTGGCG
This region of Microvirga mediterraneensis genomic DNA includes:
- a CDS encoding DUF6894 family protein is translated as MHCYFHLVHTHERIIDEAGIEVSDLEAAHYQAMKAIQELRQEGEADEVDWRGWNLEVVDEAGKVLLSIPLNVAQH